One window of Leptotrichia sp. oral taxon 498 genomic DNA carries:
- a CDS encoding RnfABCDGE type electron transport complex subunit D: MFRRKKREINENVFKTNIDIFISLVPIFLASFIYTLQPLITIVTSTIGAEVVELIYLKLYRKQNISERKDTFSSTAIGVLTGLILPPFVPFYVALFAGAMAVVFGKNVYGDIDKKIFNPVVLGKLFVVTFFSKFLIPESPVWGFDGALTIPIDNSSKIMSLFITSRGMIGSLSVLAIVIGAIYLIFRQRITWHIPVAFFITIFMGLNLAANNGILVSTSLGEFLFFGVFVMTDKFTSPEHSFGKIFFGVMLGISTIAFWFLGVQSEAIIYSILILNIFTRGINIIYKPNVFGNETVSIAEIIQGLGFAILIMILVFVFAFLHNNGFIPYLVYIYLVFGVWKLYNQNNED; this comes from the coding sequence ATGTTTAGAAGAAAAAAAAGAGAGATTAATGAAAATGTCTTTAAGACAAACATTGACATTTTTATTTCGCTAGTTCCAATATTTTTAGCGTCTTTTATTTATACTTTACAACCACTGATAACTATAGTAACTTCTACTATTGGAGCGGAAGTCGTGGAATTAATTTACTTAAAATTATATAGAAAGCAGAATATCTCAGAAAGAAAGGACACATTTTCTTCCACAGCTATAGGAGTTTTAACAGGACTGATTTTACCTCCATTTGTACCATTTTATGTAGCGCTTTTTGCAGGAGCGATGGCTGTTGTTTTTGGAAAAAATGTTTATGGAGATATTGATAAAAAAATATTTAATCCAGTTGTATTGGGAAAATTATTTGTTGTGACATTTTTTTCAAAATTTCTGATTCCAGAATCTCCAGTTTGGGGATTTGATGGGGCACTTACAATACCAATTGACAATTCTTCAAAGATAATGTCGCTATTTATAACAAGTAGAGGAATGATAGGTTCATTGTCTGTCTTAGCAATTGTTATTGGAGCAATTTATTTGATCTTTCGGCAAAGAATAACTTGGCATATTCCAGTGGCCTTTTTTATAACAATTTTTATGGGATTAAATTTGGCGGCGAATAATGGCATTTTGGTGTCAACTTCACTTGGAGAGTTTTTATTCTTTGGAGTTTTTGTAATGACGGATAAATTTACAAGTCCAGAGCATTCTTTTGGAAAAATATTTTTTGGGGTTATGCTTGGAATTTCGACAATTGCTTTTTGGTTTTTGGGTGTTCAGTCAGAAGCCATCATTTACTCAATCTTAATTTTAAATATTTTCACAAGAGGAATAAACATTATTTACAAACCAAATGTGTTTGGAAATGAGACTGTTTCGATTGCGGAAATTATTCAAGGACTTGGATTTGCAATATTAATTATGATTTTAGTCTTTGTGTTCGCATTTTTACACAACAATGGATTTATACCATATTTAGTTTACATCTATTTAGTATTTGGAGTTTGGAAGTTGTACAATCAAAATAATGAAGATTAA
- a CDS encoding ABC transporter ATP-binding protein, whose amino-acid sequence MKVIESENYNSIKKLRKYMKRYSIPIFLNILLAMISSAVSSAPLALIKRLFDKGIIESNEKDILYAAGSMILLAIIGAVLVYWNTVFSALISASIYKNIVDDIYIKIQKLDMEYFSSAKIGELMTKVVTDPNNINSVIKETFNMIPEIFKVVICFGLALSIDWKLTLGILIVAPVLITVVKKYSKKLKRSGKKRQEAMGVINSKLQESLSGIRVIKAFAMEQEEIRDFRIKNTKLKRIAIQTAKYNARSSAVSEALNYIMIAGLLLAGGYRVLRGHDFTPGDFVTIMGAISSMYTPIRRAITRFNEISVDIPSVGRVFEILEEEPKIIDNENKILFQYFSDNITFENVDFKYKDSEERILKNINLTVKKGETVAFVGNSGGGKSTLVNLIPRFFDVSSGVIKIDGVDIKDYDVKSLRKNIGIVPQETFLFSGTILQNIKYGKRDATFDEIKEAAKKANAHDFIENLEEGYNTEIGERGVKLSGGQKQRIAIARAILENPQILILDEATSALDNESEKLVQDALEKLMGNKTTFVIAHRLTTIENSDKIVVLQQGEIKEIGTHTELLEKNGLYRSLYNKNFDFSKKK is encoded by the coding sequence ATGAAAGTTATTGAATCAGAAAATTATAATTCAATAAAAAAATTAAGGAAATATATGAAGCGTTACTCGATTCCTATATTTTTAAATATTTTGCTGGCAATGATTTCATCAGCGGTGTCTTCGGCACCACTTGCTCTTATAAAAAGACTTTTTGATAAGGGAATTATTGAGAGCAATGAAAAAGATATTCTTTATGCGGCAGGGTCTATGATTTTGCTTGCAATAATAGGAGCTGTGCTAGTTTACTGGAATACTGTATTTTCAGCATTAATTTCCGCTTCGATATACAAAAATATCGTCGATGATATTTACATAAAGATACAAAAACTTGATATGGAATATTTTTCTAGTGCCAAAATTGGAGAACTCATGACAAAGGTCGTAACTGACCCAAATAATATAAATAGTGTAATAAAAGAAACATTTAATATGATTCCAGAAATTTTTAAAGTTGTGATTTGTTTTGGGCTTGCACTTAGTATTGACTGGAAGTTGACTTTGGGAATTTTAATTGTTGCACCTGTTTTGATTACGGTTGTAAAAAAATATTCAAAAAAATTAAAACGTTCTGGGAAAAAAAGGCAAGAAGCGATGGGAGTAATAAATTCAAAATTGCAGGAGTCACTTTCTGGAATCCGTGTTATAAAGGCATTTGCTATGGAACAGGAGGAAATCAGAGATTTTAGAATAAAAAATACGAAGTTGAAAAGAATTGCCATTCAAACTGCGAAATACAATGCTCGCTCAAGTGCTGTTTCAGAAGCGTTAAACTACATTATGATAGCGGGACTGTTACTTGCAGGAGGTTATCGTGTTTTACGAGGACATGATTTCACGCCAGGAGATTTTGTCACTATAATGGGAGCCATAAGTTCGATGTATACTCCAATTCGTCGTGCAATTACTAGATTTAACGAAATTAGCGTGGATATTCCGTCAGTTGGGAGAGTTTTTGAAATTTTGGAGGAAGAACCTAAGATTATTGATAACGAAAATAAGATTTTATTTCAATATTTTTCAGATAATATAACTTTTGAAAATGTGGATTTTAAATATAAAGATAGCGAGGAGAGAATTTTAAAAAATATAAATTTAACTGTAAAAAAAGGTGAAACAGTGGCTTTTGTAGGAAATTCTGGCGGTGGAAAATCGACCCTTGTAAATTTGATTCCTAGATTTTTTGATGTGTCAAGTGGAGTGATAAAAATTGATGGAGTGGATATAAAAGATTATGATGTGAAGTCTTTGAGAAAAAATATTGGAATAGTTCCGCAGGAGACATTTTTATTTTCTGGAACAATTTTGCAAAATATAAAATACGGAAAAAGAGATGCTACTTTTGATGAAATAAAAGAAGCCGCAAAAAAAGCTAATGCACATGATTTTATAGAAAATCTGGAAGAAGGCTATAATACTGAAATCGGTGAACGGGGAGTAAAATTGTCAGGAGGACAGAAACAGAGAATAGCAATTGCTCGTGCAATTCTTGAAAATCCGCAAATTCTTATATTGGATGAGGCTACTTCAGCTCTGGATAATGAATCAGAAAAATTAGTTCAAGATGCGCTGGAAAAATTGATGGGAAATAAAACTACATTTGTCATCGCTCACAGACTTACAACTATTGAAAATAGCGATAAAATAGTGGTGTTGCAGCAAGGAGAAATAAAAGAAATAGGAACTCACACCGAGCTTCTGGAAAAAAATGGACTTTATAGGTCACTTTATAACAAAAACTTTGATTTTTCTAAAAAAAAATAA
- a CDS encoding polysaccharide deacetylase family protein: MKKVMAVILVAIVILLFLIFIIYNKTRKKFAICLMYHSIDDKPGKEGIFVDEFEEQIKLIKDKTSFKMEELKKINYKLPENSILVTFDDGYKNNYTLAYPILKKYNIKATIFLNTRYVGNNADYLSWENIKEMYESGLVDFQMHTHSHDLTIKRIKVVDFYEKDTSPYFKRESYNLFYEGKDGHFNVKNDSGKLDGLPVFKLISQVSVAGFRPKKNFVEKYRKIENSDGFRKKSRKEKIEFLNKLFVEKKDEFFYKIDENKFAEIVNFEILENKKIIEKNLHKTPFVLAYPWGHRYKGNREDLKKLGVEVFVTTRKGANSLNLNKDWIYRISGDDFKNLSEFKKEINNGETPLYKKIKKLFKF; encoded by the coding sequence GTGAAAAAAGTAATGGCTGTAATTTTAGTAGCAATTGTTATTTTGCTATTTCTAATATTTATTATTTACAACAAAACTAGAAAAAAATTTGCAATTTGCCTTATGTATCATAGCATTGATGACAAACCTGGAAAAGAAGGGATATTTGTAGATGAGTTTGAAGAGCAGATCAAACTTATTAAAGATAAGACTTCTTTTAAAATGGAAGAGTTAAAAAAGATAAATTACAAATTGCCTGAAAATTCAATACTTGTCACATTTGACGACGGCTACAAAAATAATTATACACTAGCTTATCCAATTTTGAAAAAATATAATATAAAGGCGACTATTTTTTTGAATACGAGATATGTCGGAAATAATGCGGATTATTTGAGCTGGGAAAATATAAAGGAAATGTATGAAAGTGGCTTAGTTGATTTTCAGATGCACACACATTCACATGATTTGACAATAAAGCGAATCAAAGTTGTGGATTTTTATGAAAAAGATACTTCGCCGTATTTTAAAAGAGAGAGCTACAATTTATTTTATGAAGGAAAAGATGGACATTTTAATGTGAAAAATGACAGTGGTAAATTAGATGGGCTTCCTGTTTTTAAACTGATTAGCCAAGTGTCAGTCGCTGGATTTCGTCCAAAGAAAAATTTTGTTGAAAAGTATAGAAAAATTGAAAATTCTGATGGATTTCGGAAAAAATCTCGTAAGGAAAAAATAGAATTTTTGAATAAACTATTTGTTGAAAAAAAAGATGAGTTTTTCTATAAAATTGATGAAAATAAATTTGCAGAAATAGTAAATTTTGAAATTTTAGAAAATAAAAAGATTATTGAAAAAAATCTTCACAAAACTCCTTTTGTTTTGGCGTATCCTTGGGGACACCGTTATAAAGGGAATAGAGAAGATTTAAAAAAACTTGGCGTGGAAGTGTTTGTTACGACAAGAAAAGGAGCAAATTCGTTGAATTTGAACAAAGACTGGATTTATCGGATAAGTGGAGATGATTTTAAAAATTTATCTGAATTTAAAAAAGAAATAAATAACGGAGAAACCCCATTATACAAAAAAATAAAAAAATTATTTAAATTTTAG
- a CDS encoding glycosyltransferase, translating to MKKEVTLVITSAGRFDLLRETLDSFFEYNTYPIKEIIITEDSTEGKKLEKLISNYKNQNFKLIVNSTRLGQLKSIDKAYKEVDTKYIFHCEDDWKFFKKGFIEKSMALLEEDSSILIVGMRAKEDYNNDYFFSEKDDYVSKSGERFYKVKGEIFTYNPGLRRKKDMDLFGLHEKLENQRYEEVLSDFYKEKGFCTVFFKEPCVKHIGDKRHVHFSKNKKNTILSFKIDRFIKKVRAKFLKMTGKIK from the coding sequence ATGAAAAAAGAAGTTACACTTGTCATTACAAGTGCTGGAAGATTTGATTTGTTAAGAGAAACATTGGACAGTTTTTTTGAGTACAATACTTATCCGATAAAAGAAATAATAATTACGGAAGATAGTACCGAAGGAAAGAAATTGGAAAAATTGATTTCAAATTATAAAAATCAAAATTTTAAACTTATTGTAAATTCTACAAGATTAGGGCAATTAAAGTCAATTGACAAAGCTTATAAAGAAGTTGACACAAAATATATCTTTCATTGTGAAGATGACTGGAAGTTTTTTAAAAAGGGATTTATTGAAAAGTCAATGGCTCTTCTTGAGGAAGACAGCTCAATTTTGATTGTCGGAATGAGAGCGAAGGAAGATTACAACAATGATTATTTTTTTAGCGAAAAAGACGATTATGTGTCAAAGTCGGGTGAAAGATTTTACAAGGTAAAAGGTGAGATTTTTACTTATAATCCTGGGCTTCGGCGAAAAAAAGACATGGATTTGTTTGGACTTCACGAAAAGCTTGAAAATCAGCGATATGAAGAAGTTTTATCAGATTTTTATAAAGAGAAGGGATTTTGTACTGTATTTTTTAAAGAACCTTGCGTGAAACATATTGGAGACAAAAGACATGTGCATTTTAGTAAAAATAAAAAAAACACAATTTTAAGTTTTAAAATTGACAGATTTATAAAAAAAGTGAGAGCTAAATTTTTAAAAATGACTGGGAAAATAAAGTGA
- a CDS encoding glycosyltransferase family 2 protein, whose amino-acid sequence MKLSVGIITFNEENRIGKTIDAIKGIADEIIVVDSESRDRTVEIAKFKGAKVFVEKWKGYGPQKNSVLEKCCGEWILLLDADEVVSSELKEKIKMIINSSNPSSEVYKIKLRNIAFGRKIKFGGWDDYVIRLWKNGKVKISNREVHEKYQTKEKIEKINELIIHYTYDSIEEFLEKLNRYTSQSAKEYIKNKKNPSFIKIYSKMLFRFVKMYILQLGFLDGYEGYLLAKYSSIYTMTKYTKLREAYYNTLGKDTSLVITTYNWPDALKLCLESVLAQTVLPHEIIVADDGSREETANLVRDFQISNPFVKIIHSWQEDKGFRAGMSRNRAIAKATGNYVIIIDGDLILERHFVQDHIEKKENGFFIQGSRVIISKDKSQKIINGEKLNLWKNLFDKNFKNKLNMIRNSILSKILTKKDKNLKGIRSCNMSFFKKDLELVNGFEEKIEGWGREDSELALRLFNNGIKKKKLKFSALTYHIFHKENDRSHLKENDKLLSDAIKNKKMVAEKGLNQYD is encoded by the coding sequence ATGAAATTATCGGTTGGGATAATAACTTTTAATGAGGAAAATAGGATTGGAAAGACGATTGATGCGATTAAAGGGATTGCAGATGAAATAATTGTTGTCGATAGCGAGAGTAGAGATAGAACTGTGGAAATAGCCAAGTTTAAAGGGGCAAAAGTTTTTGTGGAAAAATGGAAAGGATATGGGCCTCAAAAAAATTCTGTTTTGGAAAAGTGCTGTGGAGAGTGGATTTTACTTCTTGATGCAGATGAGGTTGTGTCGTCTGAATTAAAAGAAAAAATAAAAATGATCATAAATAGTAGTAATCCTTCAAGTGAAGTTTATAAAATAAAACTTAGAAACATCGCTTTTGGGCGTAAAATTAAGTTTGGTGGCTGGGACGACTATGTAATTAGACTTTGGAAAAATGGGAAAGTTAAAATTAGTAACAGGGAAGTTCACGAGAAATATCAAACAAAAGAAAAAATTGAAAAAATTAATGAGCTTATAATTCATTATACTTACGACAGTATCGAAGAATTTTTGGAAAAGTTGAATCGGTATACTTCACAAAGTGCGAAAGAATATATAAAAAATAAAAAAAATCCAAGTTTTATAAAAATTTATTCAAAAATGTTGTTTAGATTTGTGAAAATGTATATTTTGCAATTGGGATTTTTGGACGGCTATGAAGGATATTTGCTGGCAAAGTATAGCTCGATTTATACGATGACAAAATATACTAAATTGCGCGAAGCTTATTACAACACTTTGGGAAAAGACACTTCTCTTGTGATTACGACTTATAATTGGCCAGATGCATTAAAACTGTGTTTAGAAAGCGTTTTGGCTCAAACTGTCCTGCCGCATGAAATTATTGTGGCAGATGATGGCTCAAGGGAGGAAACAGCTAATTTGGTACGAGATTTTCAAATTAGTAATCCTTTTGTAAAAATTATTCATTCCTGGCAGGAAGATAAGGGATTTAGAGCGGGAATGTCGAGAAATAGAGCGATTGCTAAGGCAACTGGAAATTATGTCATAATAATTGACGGGGATTTGATATTGGAGAGACATTTTGTGCAAGATCATATTGAAAAAAAAGAAAATGGCTTTTTTATTCAAGGTTCTCGTGTTATAATATCAAAAGATAAATCGCAAAAAATTATAAATGGCGAAAAATTAAATTTGTGGAAAAATTTGTTTGACAAAAATTTTAAAAATAAACTTAATATGATAAGAAATTCGATTTTATCTAAAATTTTGACAAAAAAAGATAAAAATTTAAAGGGGATTAGAAGTTGCAACATGTCTTTTTTTAAGAAGGATTTAGAGCTTGTAAATGGATTTGAGGAAAAAATTGAGGGCTGGGGTAGAGAAGATAGCGAACTTGCGCTAAGGCTTTTTAATAATGGAATTAAAAAAAAGAAATTGAAGTTTAGTGCGCTAACTTATCATATTTTTCATAAGGAAAATGATAGAAGTCACTTAAAAGAAAATGACAAATTGTTAAGTGATGCGATAAAAAATAAAAAGATGGTAGCTGAAAAAGGGCTGAATCAATATGATTAA
- a CDS encoding glycosyltransferase family 9 protein: MLIDKKNDFLSKMFDKKKEKVNLTPDKIKKMLFMRIDGKIGDYIISSFMFREIKKKYPHIQLDVISDNSLENLLKYNKNIDNYYVFNRKKLREWKEMIKKLKPNNYDVILDSTEGLKYKQVYFLNKMNAKVNIGYNKDDFSVYNENVKQSKTLRMKDIYREMLNCVNIKITNTKYEVPISSESEKKVDKFFREKNIRQSDKSERVISVNFFGASSGRKTNLKNSLVILKKLRKKYPNDKIVILDSPSDREQIYETLKNVNDENVYFFEDSRTILDSISLINRSDLVVSLDTSILHLGEGLNRKVMAFYGPKLNKNKWRIKEEGNILIDFPEKNINDIDFEKLLCNF, translated from the coding sequence GTGTTAATTGATAAGAAAAATGATTTTTTGAGTAAAATGTTTGACAAAAAGAAAGAAAAAGTGAATCTTACACCTGATAAAATAAAAAAAATGCTGTTTATGCGAATAGATGGGAAAATAGGAGATTATATTATAAGTTCTTTTATGTTTAGAGAAATTAAGAAAAAATATCCACATATACAGCTGGATGTAATTTCTGATAATTCTTTGGAAAATTTGTTGAAATATAATAAAAATATTGATAATTATTATGTCTTTAACAGAAAAAAGCTTAGAGAGTGGAAAGAGATGATAAAAAAATTAAAGCCAAATAATTATGATGTGATACTGGATTCTACAGAAGGTCTAAAATACAAGCAAGTTTATTTTCTAAATAAAATGAATGCTAAAGTGAATATTGGGTACAACAAAGATGATTTTTCAGTTTACAACGAGAATGTCAAACAAAGTAAGACTTTGAGGATGAAAGACATCTATCGGGAAATGCTTAACTGTGTAAATATTAAAATTACGAATACTAAATATGAGGTGCCGATTTCAAGTGAGTCAGAAAAAAAAGTTGACAAATTTTTTAGAGAAAAAAATATTCGTCAAAGTGATAAAAGCGAAAGAGTGATTTCAGTAAACTTTTTTGGGGCTTCGAGTGGAAGAAAGACAAATTTGAAAAATTCACTTGTGATATTAAAAAAATTGAGAAAAAAATATCCAAATGATAAAATTGTGATACTTGATTCACCATCTGACAGAGAGCAAATTTATGAAACACTAAAGAATGTGAATGATGAGAATGTATATTTTTTTGAAGATTCAAGGACGATTTTGGATAGTATTTCTCTAATTAATCGAAGTGACTTAGTCGTTTCCTTGGATACTTCGATACTTCATTTGGGAGAGGGATTAAATCGAAAAGTGATGGCTTTTTATGGACCAAAGCTTAATAAAAATAAATGGCGGATAAAGGAAGAAGGAAATATTTTGATTGATTTTCCAGAAAAAAATATAAATGATATTGATTTTGAAAAACTTTTATGTAATTTTTAA
- a CDS encoding glycosyltransferase family 9 protein codes for MTILLLGNKKKYKNISLKDVKTVLLSPKDALGDTLISFSHARQLKKMYPSAKIGIVSTERNKNFIELVNQKEKVVDEIVDRKKIIKQRKKWDLLLDFKDQINTKRLIWTKLLAPKIIISFGKDKEGHYFNRNNVKIYDFVTVTPINSHIVDYLMYSELAKYFKIEKEIPRIELSQQEVLKMEKNWNLTEKKVKILVAPQGNDRCIEVEELAKLFNEINFENVKIVMSKTSGSEKYFEKLTSLLKNDIDISLAKVLSIKEYVNFLASSNIVVGVDSGSVHIACALKKPVLSFYANNEANLYRWSPIPNKGVDNLQVISNIVGTQNDLYNFPMEDAVKWLNFEISKIYGQNER; via the coding sequence TTGACAATTTTACTGCTTGGAAATAAAAAAAAGTATAAGAATATAAGTTTAAAGGATGTAAAAACGGTACTTTTAAGTCCAAAAGATGCACTGGGAGATACGCTTATTTCTTTTAGTCACGCAAGGCAGCTGAAAAAAATGTATCCGAGTGCAAAAATTGGGATTGTTTCGACTGAGAGAAATAAAAATTTTATAGAACTTGTTAATCAAAAAGAAAAAGTAGTTGATGAAATTGTTGATAGAAAAAAAATAATTAAGCAGCGAAAAAAGTGGGACTTGCTTTTGGATTTTAAAGATCAGATTAATACAAAAAGACTTATTTGGACGAAGTTACTCGCTCCGAAAATAATAATAAGTTTTGGAAAAGATAAAGAAGGACATTATTTTAACAGAAATAATGTAAAAATTTATGATTTTGTAACTGTAACGCCAATAAATTCTCATATTGTTGATTATTTAATGTATTCTGAGTTAGCAAAATATTTTAAAATTGAAAAAGAAATTCCAAGAATAGAATTAAGTCAACAAGAAGTTTTGAAAATGGAAAAAAATTGGAATCTGACAGAAAAAAAAGTGAAAATTTTAGTTGCACCGCAAGGAAATGATAGATGTATAGAAGTTGAAGAACTGGCAAAACTTTTTAATGAAATAAATTTTGAAAATGTAAAAATTGTTATGTCTAAAACGAGTGGAAGTGAAAAATATTTTGAGAAGCTAACTTCACTTTTGAAAAATGATATTGATATTTCTTTAGCTAAAGTGCTTTCAATAAAAGAATACGTAAATTTTTTGGCATCTTCAAATATAGTTGTGGGAGTTGATAGTGGAAGCGTTCACATTGCCTGTGCGCTAAAAAAACCAGTGCTTAGTTTTTATGCAAATAATGAAGCAAACCTTTACAGATGGTCGCCTATACCAAATAAAGGTGTCGATAATTTACAAGTGATTTCAAATATTGTCGGAACTCAAAACGATCTTTATAATTTCCCCATGGAAGATGCAGTAAAGTGGCTAAATTTTGAAATAAGTAAAATTTATGGACAAAATGAAAGGTAA
- a CDS encoding glycosyltransferase, protein MKILVLHGHLSMGGEERVLINVLKNLRDLGHNIDLLITWNHKENNLFENEIPKGVNYEFLFDFYDGKNKLIKEFYRFLAKNKYSKLIKEKIKKEKYDVVIDYSSNLLKYENFSVNVPLISWVHFSLTFGEKLTSKKIEKYKKQYKKYSKIIAITKVMQKEFLEKLKMNSEKVVMIYNPIDLEFIKKRAEDVEKKYEKYLKEDYFLQVSRLSEQKQPEHLIDIYYKLKKKGIKEKLYFIGSGIKNELLSQKIQEYKLENDVFLLGQMENPYPFFKNAKLFVHTAKYEGLPTVLIESMTFGIPVVAYDCPTGPKDILGENSEYGKLVPLNDKDKFVLDILELENREKYRYYCEKALNRAKDFSIESNRNKLKELLENLVFE, encoded by the coding sequence ATGAAAATATTGGTTTTACACGGTCATTTGAGTATGGGAGGAGAAGAGCGAGTTTTAATTAATGTATTAAAAAATTTAAGAGATTTAGGGCACAACATAGATTTACTTATAACTTGGAATCATAAAGAAAATAATTTGTTTGAAAATGAGATTCCTAAAGGCGTAAATTATGAATTTTTGTTTGATTTTTATGATGGAAAAAATAAACTTATAAAAGAGTTTTATAGATTTTTGGCAAAAAATAAATATTCAAAATTGATAAAAGAAAAAATAAAAAAAGAAAAATATGATGTTGTAATAGATTATTCTTCAAATTTATTAAAATATGAAAATTTTTCTGTAAATGTACCTTTGATTTCGTGGGTTCATTTTTCGCTTACTTTTGGGGAAAAATTGACGAGCAAAAAAATTGAAAAATATAAAAAGCAATATAAAAAGTATTCAAAAATTATAGCGATTACAAAAGTTATGCAAAAAGAGTTTTTGGAAAAACTTAAAATGAATAGTGAAAAAGTTGTGATGATTTACAATCCAATTGACTTGGAATTTATAAAAAAAAGAGCGGAAGATGTGGAAAAAAAATATGAAAAATATTTGAAGGAAGATTATTTTTTGCAAGTTTCACGACTTTCGGAGCAAAAGCAGCCTGAGCATTTAATTGATATTTATTATAAGTTGAAGAAAAAAGGGATAAAAGAAAAACTTTATTTTATTGGAAGCGGGATAAAAAATGAATTGCTTAGTCAAAAAATACAGGAATATAAATTGGAAAATGATGTTTTTTTGCTGGGGCAGATGGAAAATCCATATCCATTCTTTAAAAATGCGAAATTATTTGTGCATACGGCGAAATATGAAGGACTTCCTACGGTTTTAATCGAAAGTATGACATTTGGGATTCCTGTTGTCGCCTATGACTGTCCTACTGGACCGAAAGACATTTTGGGAGAAAATAGTGAATATGGAAAACTTGTTCCGTTAAATGACAAAGATAAATTTGTTTTAGATATTTTGGAACTTGAAAATAGAGAAAAGTATAGATATTATTGTGAAAAAGCGCTAAATCGTGCAAAAGATTTTTCGATTGAAAGTAACAGAAATAAATTAAAAGAACTGTTGGAAAATCTAGTTTTTGAGTAA
- a CDS encoding capsular polysaccharide synthesis protein: protein MKEYKFTASTIYKLNEKLKKKPFKYIYKELMPNFLFDKIQREVYFSNQKAIVSDWDKILADYFKDKIEIAKVIPKKKFLNDEKIIWQFWGQGWDYENLPNVVKICYRAMNKYRENYTLIRLDMENIGEYLEFPDYVMKKLSEKKMGYAHFTDILRFSLLKYYGGVWIDATILLTDYLPSEYFKMDYFLFQRDGDFKNKKEFELYDSIYFSWNKKSKIKMLSSIIFSHKNNKIMATLLDLLLVFWRDNDKIPNYFFMQILYTELVEKYYKKDRCKIVSDTLPHELFKVWFDTYSKEKLKKITDSVSIHKLSFKIDSSKKKVENTFFEYFKNLYEI from the coding sequence ATGAAAGAATACAAATTCACCGCTTCCACAATTTATAAATTAAATGAAAAACTAAAAAAAAAGCCATTTAAATATATTTACAAAGAACTTATGCCAAATTTTTTATTTGATAAAATACAAAGAGAAGTGTATTTTTCTAATCAAAAGGCTATTGTCAGTGACTGGGATAAAATTTTAGCCGATTATTTTAAAGATAAAATTGAAATAGCTAAAGTTATTCCAAAAAAAAAGTTTTTAAATGATGAAAAAATAATTTGGCAATTTTGGGGACAAGGCTGGGATTATGAAAATTTGCCAAATGTGGTAAAAATTTGTTACAGAGCGATGAATAAATATAGAGAAAATTACACTTTGATTAGACTGGATATGGAAAATATCGGCGAATATTTGGAATTTCCTGATTATGTGATGAAAAAATTGTCTGAAAAGAAAATGGGATACGCTCATTTCACGGATATTTTGAGATTTTCTCTCTTAAAGTATTACGGTGGAGTCTGGATTGATGCGACAATTTTACTCACAGATTATTTGCCGAGTGAATATTTTAAAATGGATTATTTTCTTTTTCAAAGAGATGGTGATTTCAAAAATAAAAAAGAATTTGAACTTTATGATTCGATTTATTTTTCTTGGAATAAAAAATCTAAAATAAAGATGTTGAGCAGCATAATATTTTCTCATAAAAATAATAAAATAATGGCTACACTTCTTGATTTACTCTTAGTTTTTTGGCGAGATAATGACAAGATTCCAAATTATTTTTTTATGCAGATTTTGTATACGGAATTAGTTGAAAAATATTATAAGAAAGATAGGTGTAAAATTGTTTCAGACACATTGCCTCACGAACTTTTTAAAGTGTGGTTTGATACTTATTCCAAAGAAAAATTAAAAAAAATAACTGATTCTGTGAGCATTCACAAGTTGTCATTTAAAATAGACAGCAGTAAAAAGAAAGTTGAAAATACTTTTTTTGAATATTTTAAAAATTTATATGAAATTTAA